A genomic segment from Streptomyces sp. NBC_00459 encodes:
- a CDS encoding SDR family NAD(P)-dependent oxidoreductase — MNASHPSELDRRLARDPIAIVGLSALYPKSRDLRAFWDNVVSAADCIEDVPETHWSVAEHYDADPSAPDKTYSKRGGFIPAVPFNPLEFGLPPNTLEVTDVLQLLSLVVARDLLRDAGSDQQWYDASRTGVVLGVTGANQLTQPLSARLQTPVIKEVVRSCGLSDRDADEIAEKFKLAFAPWEENSFPGMLGNVVAGRIANRLDLGGTNMTIDAACASSLGAVKAAVSELLERRSDMMLVGGCDAENTIFMYLCFSKTPAFSKAGHIRPFDANADGTLIGEGIGMLALRRLSDAERDGNRIYAVIRGIGSSSDGRFKSIYAPRKEGQMAALRRAYEDADCSPASVELFEAHGTGTAVGEATELSALSAVVSEHTEERQFAAVGSVKSQIGHTKAAAGAAGMIKLALALHHRLLPPTINVDTPNPALDWPASPFYVSTRTRPWIRDPRREQRRAGVSSFGFGGTNFHLVLEEHGDGDDLRVMFPVSQVYAWHEPDMNTLVRALEADQRPSSGPAPASHPRLALVARGEDELAELRALAVAELRARGEADSWVHPKGIYFRRSAAPTGKVAALFAGQGSQYVSPGRTAVLALPPLRAAFDRANAAFGAHELPLSRVAFPPPAFDEATRTAQESELRRTEYAQPAIGALAAGHFRYLAELGFDADGFLGHSFGELAALWAAGAIDDDTYFALARARGAAMAPPAEPGFDPGAMAAVTASAGQLEQLLAAHPGLAVCNRNAPDQVVVGGATEAVERLVEAAASTGVRATRLPVSAAFHTPFVAHAVDAFGRRVADARIVEPRRPVFANSPGASYGSDLDANRRTLVDQLVKPVQFADRVEEMYAAGFRTFVEFGPKGVLTQLVRRILGEREHFAVQLDPGSGGDADTALKRAVAQLFTLGLPLATADRYVSEPMAVEPTKGMTVPLHGINHVPQARRDAYRDALENGYRVAGASQAAGAVAARAGQEAVPVPSATVARVPETPPPPSTTSGSASTTVAVRPAPHPVAPAAPPVPAAHIMESEPVEEHDRTPAPDRLSGLIADHLALHDDYLQGQLNSAQRLMGILERADEQGRVDAVIPGVATVKEHGLAIGRTHLRANEILRDLASMELGTSAPAAPVAPSAPATPAALAAPVAPPVTPVAPVAAAVAPPVAPAPVSLPAPVAAPDPSEPPSADVTADDVAAALLDVVSQKTGYPAEMLDLGMDVEADLGIDSIKRVEIMGVLQERFPSPTPVGPEQLAELRTLNEIVNFVLSLGGSRSAAPRVQQVPVATATTTASPRAAIGAKDVADVLLGVVSDKTGYPAETLDLDMDVEADLGIDSIKRVEIMGVLQEQFPSPTPVGPEQLAELRTLNEIVGFMLSLNGGSGGSASTPATDTAPGPVVATAVEGDAVRGALLDVVAAKTGYPAEMLDLGMDVEADLGIDSIKRVEIMGVLQEQFPSPTPVGPEQLAELRTLGDIVGFVAGLSGAPSGSAGAASPAVGSPARQPNPGAAPVAAPAALGRGQASLAGLPTPDRLVGAYPLGAAAVVVDDGSEVAEATAARLVATGWRVRVLRLPGVPQRITGAADLPLGGWGAGELAAGFDELGGERVHLVLGFAAAAELPWAEGVRRLAHALLIAKHAVGPLTEAAASGHRAAFVTVTRLDGTFGLGGVGEDAVPAGGVGGLVKTLAVEAPELFCRAVDLAPALNPADAAELVLEEVYDAASGPVQVGRDGARRVALTLEPTPHIAPGEGIRPAGPAPALTSDDLLVVTGGGRGITARCTVALAAAYRPGLLLLGRTALGEEPEWARGLADAASLKAAAVDQLKRAGEKPTPKRVEQLYQAVIGEREVRSTLAEIRAAGSEVEYVAVDIGDAAATAAALAPYRERVTGVVHGAGVLADQLISAKKAAEIDRVFSVKLGGLRSVVAALPAERLRHVVLFSSVAGFFGNRGQSDYAMANEVLNTWAAAFRRGRPEAHVTALNWGAWDSGMVSPQIKAVFEQRGIPLIPVGTGTVMFTEQFGPERAGDVVTVLGPTTPLSAREQIAPTSPAVLERDLAGLVTDPLVADHVIGDVPVLPAAAALGWAAGAVERLTGGVVAQVRDFAVHKGVVFDGSGGYGVGGDGGSATGGFGGPFQLSVDPTPDGAEADVAIRSTGADGTVRPHYAARVILGGAGGEVPGQMAGLPALGGGGDAQVFYADGTLFHGESLRGLRRVLASDEDRLVLECALAEHRPAGGAFGTGRYAPGTADLLLQAALVWMRLRRDTASLPMGVARVDLYEALPDGEPFVVVVEPEPASVNGSGSQNRTSAALTVTACTPDGRVLTRFTGVSLVSTPQLAAKFASR, encoded by the coding sequence GTGAACGCTTCGCACCCTTCCGAACTCGACCGCCGGCTGGCCCGCGACCCCATCGCGATCGTCGGGTTGTCCGCCCTGTACCCCAAGTCGCGTGATCTGCGCGCCTTCTGGGACAACGTGGTCTCCGCCGCCGACTGCATCGAGGACGTGCCCGAGACCCACTGGAGTGTGGCCGAGCACTACGACGCCGATCCCTCAGCTCCCGACAAGACGTACTCGAAGCGGGGCGGCTTCATCCCGGCCGTCCCCTTCAACCCGTTGGAGTTCGGGCTGCCGCCCAACACCCTCGAAGTCACCGATGTGCTCCAGTTGTTGAGCCTGGTCGTGGCCCGCGATCTGCTCCGGGACGCGGGCTCGGACCAGCAGTGGTACGACGCCTCGCGGACCGGGGTCGTGCTCGGGGTGACCGGCGCCAACCAGCTCACCCAGCCCCTGTCGGCCCGGCTCCAGACGCCCGTCATCAAGGAGGTCGTACGCAGTTGCGGCCTTTCGGATCGGGACGCCGACGAAATCGCGGAGAAGTTCAAGCTCGCCTTCGCGCCCTGGGAGGAGAACTCCTTCCCCGGCATGCTGGGCAACGTGGTGGCCGGCCGGATCGCCAACCGCCTCGACCTCGGCGGCACCAACATGACCATCGACGCGGCCTGCGCCAGTTCGCTGGGCGCGGTGAAGGCCGCGGTCAGTGAACTGCTGGAGCGGCGCTCGGACATGATGCTGGTGGGCGGCTGCGACGCCGAGAACACCATCTTCATGTACCTGTGCTTCAGCAAGACGCCTGCGTTCTCCAAGGCGGGCCACATCCGCCCGTTCGACGCGAACGCGGACGGCACCCTCATCGGTGAGGGCATCGGCATGCTCGCGCTGCGCAGGCTCTCGGACGCCGAGCGGGACGGCAACCGGATCTACGCCGTGATCCGCGGTATCGGTTCGTCCAGCGACGGCCGCTTCAAGTCCATCTACGCCCCGCGCAAGGAGGGCCAGATGGCCGCCCTGCGCCGCGCGTACGAGGACGCGGACTGCTCCCCGGCGTCGGTCGAGCTCTTCGAGGCGCACGGCACGGGTACCGCGGTCGGCGAGGCGACCGAACTGTCGGCGCTGTCGGCGGTGGTGTCGGAACACACCGAGGAACGGCAGTTCGCGGCGGTCGGCAGTGTGAAGTCGCAGATAGGTCACACCAAGGCGGCGGCCGGCGCGGCCGGCATGATCAAGCTGGCGCTCGCCCTGCACCACAGGCTGCTGCCGCCCACCATCAACGTGGACACCCCGAACCCGGCCCTCGACTGGCCCGCGAGCCCGTTCTACGTCAGTACCCGGACCCGCCCGTGGATCCGTGACCCGCGCCGGGAGCAACGCCGGGCCGGGGTCTCCTCGTTCGGGTTCGGCGGCACCAACTTCCATCTGGTGCTGGAGGAACACGGCGACGGGGACGACCTGCGGGTGATGTTCCCTGTGAGCCAGGTATATGCATGGCATGAACCTGACATGAATACTCTCGTACGGGCCCTCGAAGCGGACCAACGGCCAAGCTCCGGCCCGGCCCCGGCATCCCATCCACGGCTCGCCCTGGTGGCCCGAGGCGAGGACGAACTCGCCGAGCTGCGTGCCCTCGCCGTGGCCGAACTGCGGGCCAGGGGCGAGGCCGACTCCTGGGTGCACCCCAAGGGGATCTACTTCCGCCGGTCCGCCGCCCCCACCGGAAAGGTCGCCGCGCTCTTCGCGGGGCAGGGGAGCCAGTACGTCTCCCCGGGCCGGACCGCGGTCCTGGCGCTGCCCCCGCTGCGGGCGGCCTTCGACCGGGCCAACGCCGCCTTCGGGGCCCATGAACTCCCCTTGTCCCGAGTCGCGTTCCCGCCGCCCGCCTTCGACGAGGCGACACGTACGGCCCAGGAGAGCGAGCTGCGCCGCACGGAGTACGCCCAGCCTGCCATCGGCGCGCTGGCCGCCGGCCACTTCCGGTATCTGGCCGAACTGGGCTTCGACGCCGACGGGTTCCTCGGCCACAGCTTCGGCGAACTGGCTGCGCTGTGGGCGGCAGGCGCGATCGACGACGACACCTACTTCGCGCTGGCCCGGGCGCGGGGAGCCGCGATGGCACCGCCCGCCGAGCCCGGCTTCGACCCCGGGGCGATGGCCGCGGTGACCGCCTCCGCCGGGCAGCTGGAACAACTCCTCGCCGCACACCCCGGGTTGGCCGTCTGCAACCGCAACGCGCCGGACCAGGTGGTGGTCGGCGGTGCCACCGAAGCCGTGGAGCGACTGGTGGAGGCGGCGGCCTCGACCGGCGTACGGGCGACTCGGCTGCCGGTGTCGGCGGCCTTCCACACGCCGTTCGTCGCCCACGCCGTGGACGCGTTCGGCCGCCGTGTCGCCGACGCGCGCATCGTCGAACCACGGCGCCCGGTCTTCGCCAACTCCCCTGGCGCCTCGTACGGTTCGGACCTCGACGCCAACCGGCGGACACTGGTGGACCAGCTCGTCAAACCGGTGCAGTTCGCCGACCGGGTCGAGGAGATGTACGCGGCGGGCTTCCGTACGTTCGTCGAGTTCGGCCCCAAGGGAGTGCTGACCCAGCTGGTCCGTCGCATCCTCGGCGAGCGCGAGCACTTCGCGGTACAGCTCGACCCCGGCAGCGGCGGGGACGCCGACACCGCGTTGAAGCGGGCGGTCGCCCAACTCTTCACACTCGGGCTGCCGTTGGCCACGGCCGACCGTTATGTGTCCGAGCCGATGGCCGTCGAGCCGACCAAGGGCATGACGGTACCGCTCCACGGCATCAACCATGTGCCGCAGGCCCGCCGCGACGCGTACCGGGATGCGCTGGAGAACGGCTACCGGGTCGCGGGCGCGAGCCAGGCCGCCGGAGCGGTGGCCGCGCGGGCCGGCCAGGAGGCCGTCCCCGTTCCGAGTGCCACCGTCGCGCGCGTTCCCGAGACGCCGCCGCCCCCTTCGACCACGTCCGGGTCCGCGTCGACCACGGTCGCCGTACGACCGGCCCCCCACCCGGTGGCGCCCGCCGCGCCGCCCGTTCCCGCCGCCCACATCATGGAGAGCGAGCCTGTGGAAGAACACGACCGGACACCCGCCCCCGACCGGCTCTCCGGACTGATCGCCGACCACCTGGCCCTGCACGACGACTATCTCCAGGGCCAGCTGAACAGCGCCCAGCGCCTGATGGGCATCCTGGAAAGGGCGGACGAGCAGGGCAGGGTCGACGCGGTGATCCCCGGTGTGGCCACCGTGAAGGAACACGGGCTGGCCATCGGGCGTACGCATCTGCGGGCCAACGAGATCCTGCGGGACCTGGCGTCGATGGAGCTCGGCACGTCGGCGCCGGCTGCTCCGGTCGCGCCGTCCGCCCCGGCGACTCCGGCCGCGCTCGCGGCGCCTGTTGCGCCGCCGGTGACTCCCGTGGCTCCGGTGGCAGCCGCCGTCGCGCCCCCGGTCGCTCCTGCACCTGTCTCTCTGCCTGCGCCTGTCGCGGCCCCGGACCCGTCCGAGCCTCCGTCGGCCGACGTCACGGCAGACGACGTGGCGGCGGCTCTCCTCGACGTGGTGTCGCAGAAAACCGGCTACCCGGCCGAGATGCTCGACCTCGGCATGGACGTGGAGGCTGACTTGGGCATCGACTCCATCAAACGCGTCGAGATCATGGGCGTCCTCCAGGAACGCTTCCCCAGCCCCACCCCCGTCGGACCCGAACAACTCGCGGAACTCCGCACGCTGAACGAGATCGTGAACTTCGTGCTCAGTCTCGGAGGTTCGCGCAGCGCCGCTCCTCGGGTCCAGCAGGTCCCGGTTGCCACCGCGACCACGACCGCGTCCCCCCGGGCCGCGATCGGCGCGAAGGACGTGGCGGACGTACTGCTCGGTGTCGTGTCGGACAAGACGGGTTACCCGGCGGAGACGCTGGACCTGGACATGGACGTCGAGGCCGACCTCGGCATCGACTCCATCAAACGCGTCGAGATCATGGGCGTCCTCCAGGAACAGTTCCCGAGCCCGACCCCCGTCGGACCCGAACAACTCGCGGAACTCCGCACGCTGAACGAGATCGTCGGCTTCATGCTCAGTCTGAACGGCGGTTCGGGGGGTTCTGCCTCAACTCCGGCAACCGACACGGCTCCTGGGCCCGTCGTGGCCACCGCCGTCGAAGGCGATGCCGTGCGCGGGGCCCTTCTCGACGTCGTGGCGGCCAAGACCGGATACCCGGCCGAGATGCTCGACCTCGGCATGGACGTCGAGGCCGACCTCGGCATCGACTCCATCAAACGCGTCGAGATCATGGGCGTCCTCCAGGAACAGTTCCCGAGCCCGACCCCCGTCGGACCCGAACAACTCGCGGAACTCCGCACGTTGGGCGACATCGTGGGCTTCGTCGCCGGTCTGTCCGGGGCCCCGTCCGGGTCGGCCGGTGCCGCCTCCCCTGCCGTGGGCTCCCCGGCCCGGCAGCCGAACCCCGGGGCGGCGCCCGTCGCCGCGCCTGCCGCGCTCGGCCGTGGGCAGGCGTCGCTCGCCGGGTTGCCGACGCCGGACCGCCTCGTCGGCGCGTATCCGCTGGGTGCCGCCGCCGTGGTCGTCGACGACGGCAGCGAGGTCGCCGAGGCTACGGCGGCACGGCTCGTCGCGACCGGCTGGCGGGTGCGTGTTCTGCGGTTGCCCGGCGTCCCTCAGCGGATCACCGGGGCGGCCGATCTGCCTCTCGGCGGCTGGGGTGCCGGCGAACTCGCGGCCGGGTTCGATGAGCTGGGCGGCGAGCGCGTGCATCTGGTGCTCGGTTTCGCAGCCGCCGCCGAGCTGCCCTGGGCGGAGGGCGTACGCAGGCTGGCGCACGCCCTGCTGATCGCCAAGCACGCGGTGGGCCCGCTCACCGAGGCCGCCGCGAGCGGTCACCGGGCCGCGTTCGTCACGGTCACCCGGCTCGACGGAACGTTCGGGCTCGGTGGGGTGGGTGAGGACGCGGTGCCTGCCGGCGGTGTCGGCGGGCTGGTCAAGACGCTGGCCGTGGAGGCGCCCGAGCTGTTCTGCCGGGCCGTCGACCTCGCCCCCGCCCTGAACCCGGCGGACGCGGCGGAACTGGTCCTGGAGGAGGTGTACGACGCGGCCTCCGGCCCGGTGCAGGTGGGCCGGGACGGTGCTCGTCGGGTGGCCCTCACCCTCGAACCCACTCCCCACATCGCGCCCGGCGAGGGGATACGCCCGGCCGGGCCGGCCCCTGCCCTCACCTCCGACGACCTGCTCGTCGTGACCGGCGGCGGACGTGGGATCACCGCCCGCTGCACGGTGGCCCTGGCCGCCGCGTACCGCCCGGGCCTGCTGCTGCTCGGCCGCACCGCACTCGGCGAGGAGCCGGAGTGGGCGCGCGGACTGGCCGACGCGGCGTCGCTCAAGGCGGCGGCCGTGGACCAGCTGAAGCGGGCGGGCGAGAAGCCGACGCCGAAGCGGGTCGAGCAGCTGTACCAGGCGGTGATCGGCGAGCGCGAGGTCCGTTCGACGCTCGCCGAGATCCGGGCGGCGGGCAGCGAGGTCGAGTACGTGGCGGTGGACATCGGCGACGCCGCCGCGACGGCCGCCGCGCTGGCCCCCTACCGGGAGCGCGTGACGGGAGTGGTGCACGGCGCGGGTGTGCTCGCGGACCAGCTGATCTCCGCGAAGAAGGCGGCCGAGATCGACCGGGTCTTCTCGGTCAAGCTGGGCGGTCTGCGCTCGGTGGTGGCCGCTCTGCCCGCCGAGCGGTTGCGGCACGTGGTGCTGTTCTCCTCGGTCGCCGGGTTCTTCGGCAATCGGGGGCAGTCGGACTACGCGATGGCCAACGAGGTGCTCAACACCTGGGCGGCCGCCTTCCGGCGCGGGCGTCCGGAGGCACATGTGACCGCCCTCAACTGGGGTGCCTGGGACAGTGGCATGGTGTCGCCGCAGATCAAGGCGGTGTTCGAGCAGCGGGGCATTCCGCTCATCCCGGTGGGGACCGGGACGGTGATGTTCACCGAGCAGTTCGGCCCCGAGCGGGCCGGTGACGTGGTCACGGTTCTCGGGCCGACCACTCCCCTGTCGGCTCGCGAACAGATCGCGCCGACCTCGCCGGCCGTACTGGAACGGGATCTCGCGGGCCTGGTCACCGATCCGCTCGTCGCGGACCATGTGATCGGAGACGTACCGGTGCTGCCCGCCGCCGCTGCCCTCGGCTGGGCCGCGGGTGCGGTGGAGCGGCTGACCGGCGGCGTCGTCGCGCAGGTCCGGGACTTCGCGGTCCACAAGGGCGTGGTCTTCGACGGCAGCGGTGGTTACGGCGTCGGTGGCGACGGCGGCAGCGCAACAGGGGGCTTCGGCGGGCCCTTCCAGCTCTCCGTCGACCCGACGCCCGACGGCGCCGAGGCCGACGTCGCGATCCGTTCGACCGGTGCCGACGGCACCGTACGGCCGCACTACGCGGCCCGGGTGATCCTGGGCGGCGCCGGCGGTGAGGTTCCGGGGCAGATGGCCGGGCTGCCCGCGCTGGGCGGTGGCGGTGACGCGCAGGTCTTCTACGCCGACGGCACGCTCTTCCACGGGGAGTCCCTGCGCGGGCTGCGGCGGGTGCTGGCGTCGGACGAGGACCGGTTGGTCCTGGAGTGCGCGCTGGCCGAACACCGGCCGGCGGGCGGGGCGTTCGGGACGGGCAGGTACGCACCGGGTACCGCCGATCTGCTGCTCCAGGCCGCGCTGGTGTGGATGCGGCTGCGCCGCGACACGGCGAGTCTGCCGATGGGGGTGGCTCGGGTCGATCTCTACGAGGCCCTGCCCGACGGGGAGCCGTTCGTCGTCGTGGTGGAACCGGAACCGGCCTCTGTGAACGGCAGCGGGAGCCAGAACCGTACGTCCGCTGCGCTCACAGTGACGGCATGCACTCCCGACGGACGGGTGTTGACTCGGTTCACAGGAGTTTCCCTTGTGTCCACCCCGCAGCTGGCCGCCAAGTTCGCGAGCCGCTGA
- a CDS encoding thioesterase domain-containing protein — protein MRPPRKGPPPVARPFRTATSGGHTVYVVHPGALAVQVYEGLANALPDGTGLTVLDLGAVPEYADAALTGGRAATTVEDLAALLLAALERSREGNGATVQGSWSLAGWSFGGVLALAMTGLMSAGRLPGRLVLLDSIAPVEEYKQPDDALRPDLLLSWFAMYLGAKRGRPVPLDMDRLAGCGTDEGLTAVLDSATATGALLPGTPLPGLRKLYDTYVDGLLRNNRLTAPHRPGSAMLPLLLVQAERSLVPADPTLGWRPLAPHGLTTYRCPGDHYTMLAHPDSLSVIAPLLQAS, from the coding sequence GTGCGGCCACCGCGTAAGGGTCCGCCGCCGGTCGCCCGCCCCTTCCGCACCGCCACGTCCGGCGGCCACACGGTGTACGTCGTCCATCCGGGCGCCCTGGCCGTCCAGGTGTACGAGGGGCTCGCGAACGCGCTGCCGGACGGCACCGGGCTCACCGTGCTCGACCTGGGCGCGGTCCCCGAGTACGCGGACGCGGCACTCACCGGCGGCCGGGCCGCGACCACCGTGGAGGATCTGGCGGCCCTGCTGCTGGCCGCGCTGGAGCGGTCGCGTGAGGGCAACGGCGCCACTGTGCAAGGGAGTTGGAGCCTGGCCGGCTGGTCCTTCGGTGGGGTGCTCGCCCTGGCGATGACCGGGCTGATGTCCGCCGGACGACTGCCCGGGCGGCTGGTGCTCCTCGACAGCATCGCCCCCGTCGAGGAGTACAAGCAGCCCGACGACGCCCTCCGGCCGGATCTGCTGCTCAGCTGGTTCGCCATGTACCTGGGTGCCAAGCGGGGCCGTCCGGTGCCGCTCGACATGGACCGGCTGGCCGGGTGCGGGACCGACGAGGGGCTGACCGCCGTCCTCGACTCCGCGACCGCCACCGGGGCACTGCTGCCCGGCACCCCGCTGCCGGGTCTGCGCAAGCTCTACGACACCTACGTCGACGGCCTGCTGCGCAACAACCGGCTGACCGCTCCGCACCGCCCCGGTTCCGCCATGCTGCCCTTGCTGCTGGTGCAGGCGGAACGCAGCCTGGTCCCGGCCGACCCGACACTCGGCTGGCGCCCGCTCGCCCCGCACGGCCTCACCACGTACCGCTGTCCCGGCGACCACTACACGATGCTCGCCCACCCGGACTCCCTCAGCGTGATCGCACCGCTGCTCCAGGCGTCCTGA
- a CDS encoding acyl carrier protein: MAVVTAREAQDWLIEKIAHRMGVTTGEISPEVYFDELDLDSTEALILAGEMENWLGFELSTTTLWYHPTVKDLAAYIAEECGRRAATA; the protein is encoded by the coding sequence ATGGCCGTAGTGACCGCTCGCGAGGCCCAGGACTGGCTGATCGAGAAGATCGCCCACCGGATGGGCGTGACGACGGGCGAGATCTCGCCCGAGGTGTACTTCGACGAACTCGACCTCGACTCGACCGAGGCGTTGATCCTCGCCGGCGAGATGGAGAACTGGCTCGGCTTCGAGCTGAGCACGACGACCCTCTGGTACCACCCGACCGTCAAGGACCTGGCGGCCTACATAGCCGAGGAGTGCGGCCGTCGTGCGGCCACCGCGTAA
- a CDS encoding AraC family transcriptional regulator has protein sequence MTSLSEVRSKVGMSFATSPHRLAYHQIMLIGSGSGDFTIDSTRYSCRVGSLLWIRPNQVIQFTSATNMDAQLVMFTETFPLRLRAPMGMLDDVLRPCHWQLRDDELAGFKRVLDLMEEEFARPDQGLGEDILKHLLAVALMYIDQMCRSQHSDHKTGESPSGENGELFLRFRRELEASYRTTRLVEDYATALNCTPRTLSRACRIVAGTSTKDLIDARVALEAKRLLVHTDLPVGSIARQLGFTEVTNFGKFFVRRVNMTPGTFRRGTHPQN, from the coding sequence GTGACCTCGCTCAGTGAGGTGCGCTCGAAGGTCGGCATGAGCTTCGCCACCTCGCCCCACCGGCTCGCATACCACCAGATCATGCTGATCGGGTCGGGAAGCGGAGACTTCACGATCGACTCCACGCGCTACTCGTGCCGGGTGGGCTCACTGCTGTGGATCCGGCCGAACCAGGTGATCCAGTTCACGTCGGCGACGAACATGGACGCTCAGCTCGTCATGTTCACCGAGACCTTCCCGCTGCGGCTGCGCGCCCCGATGGGAATGCTCGACGATGTCCTGCGCCCCTGCCACTGGCAGCTCCGCGACGACGAGCTGGCCGGCTTCAAACGGGTACTCGACCTGATGGAGGAGGAGTTCGCGCGGCCCGACCAGGGTCTCGGAGAGGACATCCTCAAACATCTGCTGGCGGTCGCCCTGATGTACATCGACCAGATGTGCCGCAGCCAGCACAGTGATCACAAGACGGGCGAATCCCCTTCCGGCGAGAACGGTGAGCTGTTCCTCCGTTTCCGCCGCGAGCTGGAGGCCTCCTACCGCACGACCCGGCTGGTCGAGGACTACGCCACCGCGCTCAACTGCACGCCCCGCACGCTGTCCCGGGCCTGCCGCATCGTCGCCGGCACCTCCACCAAGGACCTGATCGACGCCCGCGTCGCCCTGGAGGCGAAACGCCTGCTGGTCCACACGGATCTGCCCGTAGGGTCCATCGCCCGACAGCTCGGGTTCACCGAAGTCACGAACTTCGGCAAGTTCTTCGTGCGACGGGTGAATATGACACCTGGCACATTCCGGCGCGGCACCCATCCCCAGAATTAG